A part of Gemmatimonas groenlandica genomic DNA contains:
- a CDS encoding bifunctional UDP-3-O-[3-hydroxymyristoyl] N-acetylglucosamine deacetylase/3-hydroxyacyl-ACP dehydratase gives MIAKAGKTPGAVTGSASEPAGQRRTIGAEAVVEGIGLHLGQPCRLTFRPARTGSGIVFLRTDIAGAAPIPARVEIAVDAERRTQLGSGPEALHTVEHVLAAVGALAIDDLEIGMDGPEPPIMDGSAAPFLEALRGAGLVANGGRPEWLVLRKTIRVVDGDSVYEARPCMGLSLDVTIDFPHPLIGTQRTQCMVTADSFTRELASARTFGFTHEVDALRSKGLIQGASTANAVVLDADGVVDTTLRWPDEFSRHKALDCVGDLVLAGARVRAHIIAHKPSHRGTVALVRALVQHAVREPAVYSIEDIMQVLPHRYPFLLVDRILEIEEGKRIVGLKNVTINEPFFQGHFPGHPIMPGVLIIESMAQVGGMLLMRTIADPSSKVVYFLSLDNVKFRRPVKPGDQLRIEMEVLQIRGTMCKMRGVATVDGQVVTEADMAAMVRDR, from the coding sequence ATGATCGCGAAAGCCGGAAAGACGCCTGGCGCAGTCACCGGCTCCGCATCCGAGCCGGCAGGGCAGCGGCGCACGATCGGGGCGGAGGCCGTCGTGGAAGGCATCGGTCTTCACCTCGGACAGCCGTGTCGTCTCACCTTCCGGCCTGCCCGGACGGGAAGCGGGATTGTGTTTCTGCGGACCGATATCGCCGGCGCTGCGCCGATCCCGGCGCGTGTCGAGATCGCGGTGGACGCCGAGCGTCGTACGCAGCTCGGGAGCGGTCCGGAAGCGCTGCACACCGTGGAGCATGTGCTGGCCGCGGTGGGTGCCCTCGCGATCGACGACCTCGAGATCGGCATGGACGGCCCCGAGCCGCCGATCATGGACGGCAGTGCCGCTCCGTTTCTGGAGGCGTTGCGCGGAGCCGGACTGGTCGCCAACGGCGGTCGCCCGGAATGGCTGGTGCTGCGGAAAACAATTCGGGTGGTCGACGGGGATTCGGTCTACGAGGCGCGCCCGTGCATGGGCCTCTCGCTCGACGTGACGATCGATTTTCCGCACCCGCTTATCGGCACGCAGCGCACGCAGTGCATGGTCACGGCCGACAGCTTTACGCGCGAACTCGCGTCGGCGCGCACCTTCGGATTCACGCACGAAGTGGACGCGCTGCGTTCGAAAGGATTGATTCAAGGAGCATCCACCGCCAACGCGGTGGTGCTCGACGCGGATGGCGTGGTCGATACCACGCTTCGCTGGCCCGATGAATTCTCCCGGCACAAGGCGCTCGATTGTGTCGGTGATCTCGTTCTCGCTGGTGCGCGCGTTCGCGCGCACATCATCGCTCACAAACCGAGTCACCGGGGTACGGTCGCCCTGGTGCGCGCGCTCGTGCAACACGCTGTCCGGGAGCCCGCCGTGTATTCCATCGAAGATATCATGCAGGTGCTTCCCCACCGGTATCCGTTCCTCCTCGTCGATCGCATTCTGGAGATCGAGGAAGGGAAGCGGATCGTGGGACTGAAGAACGTGACGATCAACGAACCGTTTTTCCAGGGACATTTTCCGGGACATCCGATCATGCCCGGTGTCCTCATCATCGAGTCGATGGCGCAGGTAGGCGGCATGCTCCTCATGCGCACCATCGCCGACCCATCGAGCAAAGTCGTGTACTTTCTGTCGCTCGACAACGTGAAGTTCCGCCGTCCGGTGAAGCCGGGCGATCAGCTGCGGATCGAAATGGAAGTGCTGCAGATCCGTGGGACGATGTGCAAGATGCGTGGCGTCGCGACCGTGGACGGTCAGGTCGTGACCGAGGCGGACATGGCCGCGATGGTCCGCGATCGATGA
- the lpxD gene encoding UDP-3-O-(3-hydroxymyristoyl)glucosamine N-acyltransferase translates to MIAAVSGGSKDPQAGGGDGREPITAAAVAAQVGGVLVGDGSIEVRGIAPLDRAGPNELSFLSHLRYGQWFATSRAGVVLISPELAELAGTPSTRIVVAKPVDAMVALLARFHRKEPRAQGVHSSAVIANDVRLGEGVTIDPFVVIGEGVVIGDGSWISAHAMIGAGSVLGRDVRVHSTAVVYPFTELGDRVTLHAGARVGREGFGFVPQANGVVRIPHAGRCILEHDVEVGANSCIDRGSVDDTIIGAGTKIDNLVQIAHNVRVGRGCFLASQAGVAGSTRIGDGVQIGGQVGIGGHVTIGAKANLAGGAGVIGNVPAGETWSGYPARAHRDHLRASAAIARLAKIVRPLEQLVSKPFSSSDGESRANSRADSRADSAPDESGT, encoded by the coding sequence GTGATCGCCGCAGTGAGCGGCGGCTCCAAGGACCCGCAGGCAGGCGGCGGTGATGGGCGAGAGCCCATCACCGCCGCTGCCGTTGCGGCGCAGGTGGGTGGCGTGCTCGTCGGCGACGGGTCGATCGAAGTGCGGGGTATTGCCCCCCTCGACCGGGCAGGCCCCAACGAGCTGAGCTTTTTGTCGCATCTCCGGTACGGTCAGTGGTTCGCCACTTCACGGGCTGGCGTGGTGCTGATTTCCCCCGAGCTGGCCGAGCTGGCGGGCACGCCGTCGACCCGCATCGTCGTGGCCAAACCGGTCGACGCCATGGTCGCGTTGCTGGCGCGTTTTCATCGCAAGGAGCCGCGCGCCCAAGGAGTACACTCGTCCGCCGTCATAGCGAACGATGTACGGCTTGGCGAAGGCGTGACGATCGATCCATTCGTCGTCATCGGCGAAGGGGTGGTGATCGGTGATGGGAGCTGGATCAGCGCCCACGCCATGATCGGGGCCGGATCGGTGCTTGGCAGGGACGTGCGGGTGCACTCCACCGCGGTCGTGTATCCGTTCACGGAGCTGGGCGACCGCGTGACGTTGCACGCCGGCGCTCGGGTTGGACGCGAGGGCTTCGGCTTTGTGCCGCAGGCGAACGGCGTGGTGCGCATTCCTCACGCCGGGCGCTGCATTCTCGAACATGACGTCGAGGTGGGCGCGAACAGCTGCATCGACCGCGGGAGCGTGGATGACACGATCATCGGAGCCGGCACCAAGATCGACAACCTGGTGCAGATCGCGCACAACGTCCGCGTTGGACGCGGCTGCTTCCTCGCGTCACAGGCCGGCGTAGCGGGTTCCACGCGCATCGGCGACGGCGTGCAGATCGGGGGGCAGGTCGGCATCGGGGGACACGTGACCATCGGCGCAAAGGCGAATTTGGCTGGCGGTGCCGGTGTGATTGGCAATGTCCCGGCCGGCGAGACGTGGTCGGGGTATCCGGCGCGCGCCCACCGGGATCACCTGCGCGCGTCGGCAGCGATTGCCCGCTTGGCCAAGATCGTGCGCCCCCTCGAGCAACTGGTCTCGAAGCCGTTCTCTTCGAGCGACGGAGAGAGCCGCGCCAACAGCCGCGCCGACAGCCGCGCCGACAGCGCGCCTGACGAGAGCGGCACATGA
- a CDS encoding OmpH family outer membrane protein has translation MRLSSFVGACALVLGVPALASAQGQKFAYVNSAAILQSAPGRTEAEAQFDKDMTSMRAAVQKLSDSLNTLQEVYAKEEVSLSPAAKEARLKTLREKQADYQDRVQKMQEQAQAREAELMQPIMDNVRKVLDDIRAEGGFAFIFDVAAGSLIVSADKNLDITDRVVSKLRLAAPRAAPAAAKPAPAGPTSAPAGLNTKKPPTA, from the coding sequence ATGCGTCTTTCCTCGTTCGTTGGCGCTTGCGCCTTGGTGCTCGGCGTTCCCGCCCTGGCTTCCGCTCAGGGGCAGAAGTTCGCCTACGTGAATTCTGCGGCCATCCTGCAGTCCGCCCCGGGCCGTACCGAAGCCGAGGCCCAGTTCGACAAGGACATGACGTCCATGCGCGCGGCCGTGCAGAAGCTCTCCGATTCGCTGAACACCCTGCAGGAAGTGTATGCGAAAGAAGAAGTGTCGTTGTCGCCGGCCGCGAAGGAGGCTCGCCTGAAGACGCTTCGTGAGAAGCAGGCGGACTATCAGGATCGCGTGCAGAAGATGCAGGAGCAGGCGCAGGCGCGTGAAGCCGAGCTCATGCAGCCGATCATGGACAACGTGCGCAAGGTGCTCGACGACATCCGCGCTGAAGGCGGTTTCGCCTTCATCTTCGACGTGGCGGCGGGTTCGCTGATCGTCTCGGCCGACAAGAATCTCGACATCACGGATCGCGTCGTGTCAAAGCTCCGCCTGGCCGCACCGCGCGCTGCGCCGGCCGCCGCGAAGCCGGCACCCGCTGGTCCGACGAGCGCTCCGGCAGGCCTGAACACCAAGAAGCCGCCCACGGCGTGA